From the genome of Excalfactoria chinensis isolate bCotChi1 chromosome 12, bCotChi1.hap2, whole genome shotgun sequence, one region includes:
- the AMIGO3 gene encoding amphoterin-induced protein 3 — MAPRAPAELWLLLLLQLCPARSSPPRGCPPACICTSDLLSCSRQTLQRVPRALPPTATTLDLSHNALSQLQDGWLAALPHLEALHVGHNQIGELSPRAFHNASRLRHLDMSSNRLRAVETHYFEELVSLEELLLYNNRIARVDENAFAKLSGLRKVYLSWNNLTSFPFHAVQGLGNFSLRTLDLSSNSLHSLPVEELAALPEHVRNGLYLHNNPVRCSCPLYLMLQHWRQRGFSSVRDFFEEHTCKVSDAVPRSLIKLLKYSHLFENCSAEPDPAQPVPFPVTVGQVLLLACNASLPHATYMWILPHHEPIRPPGNANRSVEVFHNGSLRIASARPWHSGIYVCLAISGPRNVSRLCEVNVTVHYSKPDGEAFSTGLTTLLGCIVSLLLVLVYLFVTPCRCPPCCRTAPPSPPQECSAQSSILSTTPPATDGPSRRASKHVAFLEPTREALDGKECPVPGEALPDGRHPKVLQLRSDTESISSVFSDTPIVS; from the coding sequence ATGGCCCCGCGTGCGCCCGcggagctgtggctgctgctgctgctccagctgtgccccGCGCGCTCCTCGCCGCCCCGCGGCTGCCCCCCCGCCTGTATCTGCACCTCCgacctgctgagctgcagccgGCAGACCCTGCAGCGCGTGCCCCGCGCTCTGCCGCCCACCGCCACCACGCTGGACCTGAGCCACAACGCGCTGAGCCAGCTGCAGGACGGCTGGCTGGCCGCGCTGCCGCACCTCGAGGCCCTGCACGTCGGCCACAACCAGATCGGAGAGCTGTCCCCGCGCGCCTTCCACAACGCGTCCCGCCTGCGGCACCTCGACATGTCCTCCAACCGCCTGCGCGCCGTCGAGACGCACTACTTCGAGGAGCTGGTgagcctggaggagctgctgctctacAACAACCGCATCGCGCGGGTGGACGAGAACGCCTTCGCCAAGCTGAGCGGGCTGAGGAAGGTGTACCTGAGCTGGAACAACCTcacctccttccccttccacGCGGTGCAGGGCCTGGGCAACTTCAGCCTGCGCACGCTGGACCTGTCCTCCAACAGCCTGCACAGCCTGCCCGTGGAGGAGCTGGCGGCGCTGCCCGAGCACGTCCGCAACGGCCTCTACCTGCACAACAACCCCGTGCGCTGCAGCTGCCCGCTCTAcctgatgctgcagcactggaggcAGCGTGGGTTCAGCTCGGTGCGGGATTTCTTTGAGGAGCACACCTGCAAGGTGTCCGACGCCGTGCCGCGCTCCCTGATCAAGCTCCTCAAGTACAGCCACCTGTTTGAGAACTGCTCAGCCGAGCCAGACCCCGCGCAGCCCGTGCCTTTCCCGGTGACGGTGggccaggtgctgctgctggcctgcaACGCCAGCCTGCCCCACGCCACCTACATGTGGATCTTGCCGCACCACGAGCCCATCCGGCCCCCGGGGAACGCCAACCGCTCCGTCGAGGTGTTCCACAACGGCAGCCTGCGCATCGCATCCGCCCGGCCCTGGCACTCGGGGATCTACGTCTGCTTGGCCATCAGCGGCCCCCGCAACGTCAGCCGGCTGTGCGAGGTCAACGTGACGGTGCATTACTCCAAGCCGGACGGGGAGGCCTTCAGCACCGGCCTGACCACGCTGCTGGGCTGCATCGTCAGCCTGCTGCTGGTGCTCGTCTACCTGTTTGTGACACCGTGCCGCTGCCCGCCGTGCTGCAGGACGGCCCCCCCCAGCCCGCCGCAGGAGTGCAGTGCACAGTCCTCCATCCTCAGCACCACGCCACCCGCCACCGATGGGCCCAGCCGCAGGGCCAGCAAGCACGTGGCCTTCCTGGAGCCCACCCGCGAGGCGCTGGATGGCAAGGAGTGCCCGGTGCCCGGCGAGGCCCTCCCTGACGGCAGGCACCCCAAGGTGCTGCAGCTGCGCTCGGACACCGAGTCCATCAGCTCCGTCTTTTCGGACACCCCCATCGTGTCGTAG